Proteins encoded in a region of the Romeriopsis navalis LEGE 11480 genome:
- a CDS encoding phasin family protein, producing the protein MGLGDLVQKAVYLGIGVASYAGEKAGDRLGELRDQMQKMADEMVERGEMTADEAKKFVDDTVRKAQQPGNSSTAATDEQAPPRPIKITDETDEPAAAPAGPEKPSTDNAVRIDPKPVGASDDIDIDTMRQQVQALQDELRRLRKE; encoded by the coding sequence ATGGGTCTCGGCGATCTGGTGCAAAAAGCGGTTTATCTCGGTATTGGCGTTGCTTCCTATGCCGGAGAAAAAGCGGGCGATCGCCTCGGCGAGTTGCGCGATCAGATGCAAAAAATGGCGGACGAAATGGTGGAGCGCGGTGAAATGACGGCGGACGAAGCCAAGAAATTTGTTGATGATACTGTCCGTAAAGCTCAGCAGCCAGGCAACTCATCAACTGCGGCAACGGACGAGCAAGCGCCGCCCCGGCCCATCAAAATTACCGATGAAACGGATGAACCCGCTGCCGCCCCGGCTGGTCCGGAAAAACCATCAACGGATAATGCCGTGCGAATCGATCCCAAGCCCGTGGGTGCGAGTGACGATATTGATATCGATACAATGCGCCAGCAAGTTCAGGCCTTGCAAGATGAACTCCGCCGTCTCCGTAAGGAATAG
- a CDS encoding DUF3119 family protein, with the protein MTSATPLSSTETVTLQPSYNIPIGLVTIAIGLTFVKWWIGLPVGLFGLFLLIQTVLLKLTFTPTALDIYRGETLIRQFPFAEWQNWEIFWGPIPILFYFREVKSIHFLPIIFDPTMLRICLEQRGTKMTLPESDS; encoded by the coding sequence GTGACCAGCGCTACTCCCCTCTCCTCCACCGAAACCGTTACGCTCCAACCCAGCTACAACATTCCGATCGGACTCGTGACGATCGCCATTGGGCTGACCTTTGTGAAATGGTGGATTGGTCTACCAGTCGGTCTATTCGGTTTATTTTTGCTGATTCAGACAGTGCTGCTAAAGCTGACCTTCACACCAACCGCCCTGGATATTTATCGGGGTGAAACCTTAATTCGCCAATTTCCTTTTGCCGAGTGGCAAAATTGGGAAATCTTCTGGGGGCCCATCCCCATCCTGTTCTACTTCCGTGAAGTCAAAAGCATTCACTTCCTGCCGATCATTTTTGATCCGACGATGCTCCGCATCTGTCTCGAACAGCGCGGGACCAAAATGACGCTCCCAGAATCTGACAGTTGA